A window of the Ogataea parapolymorpha DL-1 chromosome V, whole genome shotgun sequence genome harbors these coding sequences:
- a CDS encoding Dehydrodolichyl diphosphate synthase RER2 — translation MDWISSFPVTRHVLEYTKKQLCQVLRSGSVPQHIGFIMDGNRRYARMNKMETKEGHSAGFDTMARLLEVCYDCGVQAATVFAFSIENFSRSEYEIEWLMKLAKSKMKQVVENGELCHKYGVRIRILGNLKLLPADVRESLLEAQEMTKNNKRAVLNICCPYTARDDITHSIKNIIARGYDPEDITQDLVSENLYTGGVPKLQLLIRTSGVYRLSDFMLWEAVDVDCDVEILSVLWPQFTPLLMLWILFKWGWNRTGRARRNKRLLESHGKDD, via the coding sequence atgGACTGGATATCCTCGTTTCCAGTGACACGGCATGTGCTGGAGTACacgaaaaaacagctgTGCCAGGTATTGAGGAGCGGCAGTGTGCCGCAACACATTGGGTTCATCATGGACGGCAACCGCAGATACGCCAGGATGAACAAGATGGAGACTAAGGAGGGTCATAGTGCCGGGTTCGACACCATGGCccggctgctggaggtgTGCTACGACTGCGGCGTGCAGGCAGCGACGGTATTTGCATTTTCGATCGAGAACTTCAGCCGCAGCGAGTACGAGATCGAGTGGCTCATGAAACTGGCCAAGTCTAAAATGAAAcaggtggtggaaaacggCGAGCTGTGCCACAAGTACGGCGTCAGGATCCGCATTCTGGGCAAtctcaagctgctgccCGCAGACGTGCGCGAGTCACTGCTCGAGGCGCAGGAAATGACGAAAAACAACAAGCGCGCAGTGCTCAACATCTGCTGTCCGTACACAGCCAGAGACGATATCACGCATTCgataaaaaatattatagCCAGGGGCTACGACCCAGAAGACATCACCCAGGACCTTGTGAGCGAAAACCTATACACGGGCGGCGTTCCGAAGCTGCAATTACTCATACGAACGTCTGGCGTGTACAGACTGAGCGACTTCATGCTCTGGGAGGCCGTCGACGTGGACTGCGACGTCGAGATCCTGTCTGTGCTCTGGCCTCAGTTCACGCCACTGCTGATGCTGTGGATCCTGTTCAAATGGGGCTGGAACAGGACCGGCCGCGCACGCAGAAACAAGCGGCTGCTTGAAAGCCATGGCAAGGACGACTAA
- a CDS encoding Protein MTH1, translating into MFGYKLFGKDGRDLYKTPREFHVRARQDVQRHLQNLQEKTSAKTPDIVQPATEQEPSLTYGSSPLRRAITVSSQDSSDDASTESEPVHLRRTTTVQTADSSLFSHLTQIYTNTTVPTQVSEPAAVPEGCISLTDVLPHDFRDYYSPDLQTLRFPNGRPTFTKRGLRDWELNDLRSLLIVDALRPEWHGKVPQVVSPYPTIPLRIQVLPLDATDAEYVQLLASSDIYKESRFDEDFRHKTANYIVQQARQRHASQFQSSVFLKYEWRNIVENYLLNLAIENQCRYEFKVKISGLKKLKHEGTQREEVLYKKALKNRIELTDEVKFQVWQEVQRSVYRSLGSV; encoded by the coding sequence ATGTTCGGCTACAAGCTCTTTGGCAAGGACGGCCGAGATCTGTACAAGACTCCTCGGGAGTTCCATGTGCGGGCCCGGCAGGATGTCCAGCGTCACTTGCAGAACCTACAGGAGAAAACCAGCGCAAAAACACCTGATATTGTCCAGCCCGCCACGGAACAGGAGCCCTCGCTTACGTACGGCTCGTCGCCCCTCAGACGGGCCATTACGGTGTCGTCGCAGGACTCTTCCGACGATGCATCCACCGAGTCGGAACCGGTGCATCTCCGGCGCACAACCACCGTCCAGACGGCCGACTCATCGCTCTTCAGCCACCTCACTCAAATATACACAAACACAACGGTTCCGACACAGGTTTCCGAGCCCGCGGCTGTCCCCGAGGGATGTATATCTCTTACGGACGTGCTGCCGCACGACTTCCGAGACTATTATTCGCCCGATTTGCAGACATTGCGGTTTCCGAACGGACGCCCCACGTTCACGAAACGAGGGCTGCGCGACTGGGAGCTGAACGATCTGCGTTCGCTTTTGATAGTCGACGCGCTGCGGCCCGAGTGGCACGGCAAGGTGCCGCAGGTTGTCTCGCCGTACCCAACTATCCCGCTGCGCATCCAAGTTCTCCCGCTGGACGCCACCGACGCGGAGTAtgtgcagctgctggcaaGCTCGGACATTTACAAGGAGAGCCGGTTTGACGAGGATTTCCGGCACAAAACGGCAAACTACATTGTGCAGCAGGCGCGACAGCGCCACGCAAGCCAGTTCCAGAGCAGTGTGTTTCTAAAATACGAGTGGAGGAATATTGTGGAAAATTATTTACTCAACCTGGCTATCGAAAACCAGTGCCGGTACGAGTTCAAAGTGAAGATCAGCGGGCTGAAAAAGTTGAAACATGAGGGCACCCAGCGCGAGGAGGTGCTGTACAAAAAAGCTCTGAAAAACCGCATCGAGCTGACCGACGAGGTCAAGTTCCAGGTCTGGCAGGAGGTCCAGCGGAGCGTGTACAGGAGTTTAGGCAGTGTATGA
- a CDS encoding trehalase, whose amino-acid sequence MPTSHARQSSLDDVDPFATADLYYGPKTDPSKSNKASRYGRTRTMSAVIPNRKLFQYSELTPSPTATPPPNGSATFDVGHSSNDEDDSAVSGTPSEAGSALHSPSESTSSLVKDHNLEVVNSQKLYSLPGISSGTVNSAGSNATLRRRGSADDSSSMKNSKRFFISDIDATLEELLENEDTDKNYQITIEDSGPKVLKLGTANSNGYRQYDIRGTYMLSNLLQELTIAKRMGRKQMILDEARLNENPVNRLKRIISTAFWKNLTRVLDEHSIINMASDTKIDTPEARIPRVYVPHNQHELYAYYQRLAKKCPEHNLQVEYLPEHIDGEYIKSINHKPGLLALATRRRSQEYGDLEGYPYVVPGGRFNEQYGWDSYFETLGLLLCGIVDPCIGMCENFVFEIENYGKILNANRSYYLGRSQPPFLTDMALHVFNYLEDRTGIQDLGFLERTVKAAIKEYNTVWCAPPRLDPETGLSCYHPEGKGIPPETEATHFCAVLKPYCEKYGVSFEEFTKKYNDGEIVDPELDEYFLHDRAVRESGHDTSYRLEGVCAYLATVDLNSLLYKYEKDIAFIIGEYFDNHLEFNGKVETAEKWEFLAEERKKRIDKYLWNESKGMYFDYNIKTHRQSLYESATTFYPLWAKLASRDQAKALVEKALPRFEVFGGIVSGTKESRGEIGLNKPSRQWDYPYAWSPHQIMTWKGLQNYGYAAIAKRLSYRWCYLITLAFVDFNGIVVEKYDATSEQRPHKVDAEYGNQGSDFKGVATEGFGWVNAGYLLGLENLDTIGIRALGLVTSPNNFFPKLNEAEKRSYGL is encoded by the coding sequence ATGCCGACATCCCACGCAAGACAGTCGTCGCTAGACGATGTCGACCCATTTGCAACCGCAGACTTGTACTACGGACCCAAGACCGACCCTTCCAAGTCCAACAAGGCGTCCAGATACGGCAGAACAAGGACCATGTCTGCTGTCATCCCTAACAGAAAGCTGTTCCAATACAGCGAGCTCACGCCTTCGCCAACTGCGACGCCACCACCGAACGGATCAGCCACGTTTGATGTGGGCCACAGCTCGAATGATGAGGACGATTCGGCGGTCTCAGGAACTCCCTCTGAGGCTGGTTCCGCCCTACATTCTCCTAGCGAGTCCAcgtcgtctttggtgaAGGACCACAATTTGGAGGTTGTCAACTCACAGAAGCTCTACAGTTTGCCCGGTATCTCATCCGGAACGGTGAACTCTGCCGGCAGCAATGCGACTTTGAGGCGTCGCGGATCGGCCGATGACTCTTCCAGCATGAAGAACTCCAAGCGTTTTTTCATCAGCGACATCGACGCCAcgctcgaggagctgcttgaaaatgaaGACACAGACAAGAATTACCAGATCACGATTGAGGATAGTGGACCTAAGGTGCTGAAGCTCGGCACGGCAAACTCCAACGGCTACCGGCAGTATGACATCCGTGGCACCTATATGCTTTCGAATCTTCTGCAGGAGCTGACCATTGCCAAACGGATGGGCCGCAAGCAGatgattttggacgaggccCGGCTCAACGAGAACCCTGTTAACAGATTGAAACGAATCATTTCTACGgcgttctggaaaaaccTCACCCGGGTTCTTGACGAGCACAGCATTATAAACATGGCTTCAGACACCAAAATCGACACCCCTGAAGCTCGGATTCCTCGTGTTTACGTCCCCCACAATCAACACGAGCTCTACGCGTACTACCAAAGACTCGCCAAAAAGTGTCCAGAACATAACCTGCAGGTGGAATACTTGCCCGAGCACATCGATGGTGAGTATATCAAGTCTATAAACCACAAGCCGGGTCTTCTGGCACTGGCCACGCGCAGACGCAGCCAGGAATATGGCGATCTGGAGGGATATCCGTACGTCGTGCCTGGTGGAAGATTCAACGAGCAATATGGCTGGGACTCATACTTTGAGACTCTCGGTCTTCTTCTCTGTGGCATCGTGGACCCATGTATCGGAATGTGTGAGAACTTTGTCTTTGAGATCGAGAACTACGGCAAAATCCTGAACGCAAACAGGTCGTATTACCTGGGCCGGTCGCAGCCCCCATTTTTGACTGATATGGCTTTGCACGTGTTCAATTATCTTGAGGACCGAACCGGAATCCAAGACCTTGGCTTCTTGGAGCGCACAGTCAAGGCAGCAATCAAAGAATACAATACCGTCTGGTGCGCTCCGCCAAGGCTAGACCCGGAGACTGGTCTTTCCTGCTACCATCCAGAAGGCAAAGGTATTCCCCCAGAAACAGAGGCCACGCACTTCTGTGCCGTCTTGAAACCATATTGTGAGAAATACGGTGTCTCCTTCGAGGAATTCACCAAGAAATACAACGATGGTGAAATTGTTGATCCCGAGCTTGACGAGTACTTCCTCCACGACCGCGCTGTCAGAGAAAGCGGTCACGATACATCTTACCGGTTGGAAGGCGTCTGTGCTTATTTGGCCACTGTTGATCTGAACTCTTTGCTATACAAATACGAGAAAGATATTGCCTTCATTATTGGCGAATATTTCGACAACCACTTGGAGTTCAACGGAAAAGTTGAAACTGCTGAAAAGTGGGAGTTCTTGGCCGAGGAGCGCAAGAAACGCATCGACAAGTATTTGTGGAATGAGTCCAAGGGAATGTACTTTGACTACAACATCAAGACACACAGACAAAGTTTGTACGAGTCGGCCACCACATTCTACCCGTTGTGGGCCAAGTTGGCGTCACGTGATCAGGCCAAAGCCTTGGTGGAGAAAGCACTTCCACGGTTCGAGGTGTTTGGCGGCATTGTGAGCGGAACGAAAGAGTCTCGAGGCGAGATTGGGCTGAACAAGCCTTCGAGACAGTGGGACTATCCTTATGCGTGGTCGCCGCACCAGATCATGACGTGGAAGGGGTTGCAGAACTACGGCTACGCAGCCATTGCCAAGAGGCTTTCGTACAGATGGTGCTATCTGATCACGCTTGCGTTTGTTGATTTCAACGGCATTGTTGTTGAGAAGTACGATGCCACTTCTGAACAGAGACCACACAAGGTCGATGCGGAGTATGGTAACCAAGGCTCTGATTTCAAGGGCGTGGCTACCGAAGGCTTTGGGTGGGTCAATGCCGGATATTTATTAGGGCTTGAGAACCTCGACACGATCGGAATCCGGGCCCTGGGGTTGGTGACGTCTCCTAATAACTTCTTCCCTAAGTTGAATGAGGCTGAGAAACGGAGTTATGGGTTGTGA
- a CDS encoding Hexaprenyl pyrophosphate synthase, mitochondrial: MSILRPISLARRYSSFLTAVETAEKMVQPSVSSKFDPFSMVSGEMRVLAKNIATLIGSGHPTLNRVASYYFEAEGKNVRPLIVLLLSKALAKIPESERTRIAIDPYDVNEQEEFKGTPKAFSFAGQNPLDSISPLRVLHGINPNIILNPLSKPMMDRELYKAKDAQNGILPKQRRLAEITEMIHTASLLHDDVIDFSDSRRGRDSGNVAFSNKMAILAGDFLLGRASVSLGRLRNSEVVELMSTAIANLVEGEFMQLKNTVMQPNIGQIEDGGVVKQIPEPTGKVPVEVHEYSVKTPETISHEENVEAAFQYYLHKTYLKTASLMSKSSRSAAILAGCNEDVIENCYQFGRNLGLCFQIVDDMLDYTTTAEMLGKPAGADLQLGLATAPVLYAWKEKPELGPMIGRKFSKPEDIEIARKAVEDAKGVEKTRELAETYCTGALRNLRTLPDSDARNALEMLTNSVLTRSK, from the coding sequence ATGTCCATTTTGCGGCCAATTTCCCTCGCTAGACGTTATTCGTCGTTCCTCACGGCCGTCGAGACGGCAGAAAAAATGGTACAGCCCAGCGTGAGCTCCAAGTTCGACCCCTTCAGCATGGTTTCCGGGGAGATGCGCgtgctggccaagaacATTGCTACTCTCATTGGCTCTGGTCACCCAACGCTCAATAGAGTGGCCTCGTACTATTTTGAGGCAGAGGGCAAGAACGTGCGGCCACTCAttgtgctgctgctgtccaAGGCGCTCGCCAAGATCCCAGAGTCCGAGAGGACCCGCATCGCGATCGACCCGTACGACGTCAATGAGCAGGAGGAGTTCAAGGGGACCCCGAAGGCATTTTCTTTTGCGGGACAGAACCCGCTCGACTCAATCAGCCCGCTACGGGTGCTCCACGGCATCAATCCCAACATCATTTTAAACCCATTGTCCAAGCCAATGATGGACAGAGAGCTGTACAAGGCGAAGGACGCACAGAATGGCATTCTGCCGAAACAGAGACGTTTGGCAGAAATCACCGAGATGATCCACACGGCGTCGTTGCTGCATGACGACGTGATCGACTTTTCGGACTCCCGACGCGGCAGAGACTCCGGGAACGTGGCGTTCAGCAACAAGATGGCCATTCTGGCAGGCGACTTCCTGCTGGGCAGAGCGTCGGTCTCGCTGGGACGGCTGCGGAACAGTGAGGTTGTGGAGCTGATGTCCACTGCGATAGCGAATCTCGTCGAGGGAGAGTTCATGCAGTTGAAAAACACCGTGATGCAACCAAACATCGGCCAGATCGAAGACGGCGGTGTAGTCAAGCAGATCCCTGAGCCCACGGGGAAAGTCCCCGTTGAGGTGCACGAGTACTCTGTCAAAACGCCGGAAACCATTTCACACGAGGAAAATGTCGAGGCTGCGTTCCAGTACTACTTGCACAAGACATATCTGAAAACCGCGTCGTTGATGTCCAAGTCGTCGAGATCGGCCGCTATACTGGCCGGTTGCAATGAAGACGTGATTGAAAATTGCTACCAGTTTGGAAGAAACCTGGGTCTTTGCTTCCAAATAGTCGACGACATGCTAGATTACACCACCACGGCAGAAATGCTGGGAAAACCGGCGGGTGCAGACCTGCAACTGGGGCTGGCGACGGCTCCTGTGCTGTACGCATGGAAAGAGAAGCCGGAGCTCGGGCCGATGATCGGCCGCAAGTTCTCCAAGCCAGAGGACATCGAGATAGCAAGAAAGGCCGTGGAGGACGCCAAGGGAGTGGAAAAAACGCGGGAACTGGCCGAAACATATTGCACCGGCGCGCTTCGCAACTTGCGCACCCTGCCGGACTCGGACGCGCGAAACGCTCTAGAAATGCTCACCAATTCGGTCCTCACCAGATCCAAGTAG
- a CDS encoding putative condensin complex subunit: MDQNKGNRQMLGPRDLNQQGVEVVALKPEQPSQTLQQPLALVQSQYAQEQKPDLKEEFQPRLVIEELVLTNFKSYAGRQTVGPFNASFSAIVGPNGSGKSNVIDSLLFVFGFRATKMRQSKLSELIHNSEAFPDLSFCQVDILFKKVLDRYDENGELQTEYLSVPDLVVSRKAYRNNSSDYFINNKKCTYADMQALLRDQGIDLDHKRFLILQGEVESIAQMKPKAEGNSDDGLLEYLEDIIGTAKYKGTIESSIREIDDLNDICVQKAHRYEIVEKAKEDLEGGKENALKYLRKEKALADKKSLYLQYRLLKDKDLLEKKTAALESLKEKLAKEKEQTAQHNDEIDELTKHHHELSSEVKAIEKQVASLKSAHKKIEREKISMDEKIKHNENRKKKAVKALQSSSSQVRENEANIAELERSQKESQTQLEELNSALKKEQEQLEAIKYELSDKTKDLSASVEKLQQQLEPWKDKISAKQAEIDIKTSQLEMLKQKHQELLNETKEIEGKADEKLELVKAKEKQIQHLQKEQAHVSEQIQLGETEVGEASEKLKAMESEIRVLRDKLDDARSRVTSTKSRNRVLQALTHLKNSGRLQGFYGRLGDLGVIDDKYDVAVSTGGGSLDDMVVDSVETAQQCINYMRKNNLGFGKFIVLDKLRKFNLSKIPTPNNVPRLFDLITPCDPKFAPAFYSSMYNTLVARNLEEANKVAFGAKRWRVVTLDGKLVDVSGTLSGGGSRVFSGAMKLRSATTKGGEISEAELNAMVEDVQTKEDAFLKAQSAFNEMETALATFKDRLPEIEMEISKLRLEIDMDQQEAKEAKARAKEVSANKKAISDTEERITKEEKAIAKLEAEKQDLKDQSQGLEDQIAELQDKIMQVGGVKLKMQKSKVDSVLQKLEILNEKESNDSLQLTKLKNQVTRLNNQISENEAEIKEAEEAIDQIREVYDTSLAKFQASEKELQDLSAQMDELVEKCDEIKEELNFKQSKIADLRKGEIKLVTEIEKCEQSISQCDRNIKKITDEMGHAETRDLETLVGWMEDCDTKQRLLAPPPEYSSEDLKKVDSEALASEIEELEKQTESMTVDLDILQEYARRYKEFNERKADLNESVTKRDELKQACEDLKKRRLDEFMAGFNTISLTLKEMYQMITMGGNAELELVDSLDPFSEGILFSVMPPKKSWKNISNLSGGEKTLSSLALVFALHRYKPTPLYVMDEIDAALDFRNVSIVANYIKERTKNAQFIVISLRNNMFELAQQLVGIYKVSNMTKSISMQNRDILTA; encoded by the coding sequence ATGGATCAAAATAAAGGCAATCGCCAGATGTTGGGGCCGCGCGATCTGAACCAGCAGGGCGTTGAGGTTGTGGCTCTCAAGCCAGAGCAGCCGTCGCAAACTTTACAGCAGCCGCTGGCTCTTGTGCAAAGCCAGTACGCCCAGGAACAGAAACCCGACTTGAAGGAAGAATTTCAGCCCCGGCTGGTCATTGAGGAGCTCGTCCTCACAAATTTCAAGTCGTACGCGGGCAGACAGACCGTGGGACCGTTCAATGCGAGTTTCTCCGCGATTGTTGGGCCCAACGGGTCCGGAAAGTCCAACGTCATCGATTCGCTTCTTTTCGTGTTTGGGTTCCGTGCCACCAAGATGAGACAGTCGAAACTGAGCGAGTTGATCCACAATTCAGAGGCCTTCCCAGATTTGAGTTTTTGCCAGGTCGATATACTGTTCAAAAAGGTTCTGGACCgctacgacgagaacggcgagCTCCAGACAGAGTATCTGTCTGTTCCCGATCTTGTAGTTTCCAGAAAAGCGTACCGCAACAACTCATCAGACtacttcatcaacaacaaaaagtGCACCTATGCGGACATGCAGGCATTGCTACGCGACCAGGGAATCGACCTAGACCACAAACGGTTTCTGATTTTGCAAGGAGAGGTCGAGAGCATTGCGCAGATGAAACCCAAGGCTGAGGGCAACAGCGACGACGGGTTGCTGGAGTATTTGGAGGATATCATTGGCACGGCAAAATACAAAGGCACCATTGAGTCCAGTATTCGCGAGATTGACGATTTGAATGATATATGTGTGCAGAAAGCGCACAGGTACGAGATTGTCGAGAAAGCCAAGGAGGATCTGGAGGGGGGCAAAGAGAATGCATTAAAGTATCTTCGCAAGGAAAAGGCTTTAGCAGACAAAAAGTCGCTGTATTTGCAGTATCGACTTTTAAAGGATAAGGATCTGCTTGAGAAGAAGACTGCCGCTTTGGAGTCgctgaaggagaagttggctaaagaaaaagaacagaCAGCACAGCacaacgacgagattgACGAGTTGACTAAGCATCACCACGAACTGAGCTCAGAGGTGAAAGCCATTGAGAAACAGGTTGCCAGTCTCAAGAGCGCACACAAGAAAATCGAGCGAGAAAAGATTTCGATGGATGAGAAAATAAAGCACAACGAGAAccgcaaaaaaaaagccGTCAAGGCCTTACAGAGCAGCTCTTCTCAGGTGCGcgagaacgaggccaaCATTGCCGAATTGGAGAGAAGCCAGAAGGAAAGCCAGACacagctggaggagctcaacTCAGCCCTTAAGaaagagcaggagcagctggaggCAATTAAGTATGAGCTTTCTGACAAAACCAAAGACCTGTCTGCGTCTGTTGAGAAAttgcaacagcagctggagccCTGGAAAGACAAAATCAGTGCCAAGCAGGCCGAGATCGATATCAAGACGTCACAGCTGGAAATGCTGAAACAAAAGCATCAAGAGCTATTGAATGAAACTAAAGAAATAGAGGGCAAGGCggacgagaagctggagcttgtgaaggccaaggagaaacagatccagcatttgcaaaaagagcaggcCCACGTGTCTGAGCAGATTCAGCTTGGAGAGACCGAGGTTGGCGAAGCTTCGGAAAAACTAAAAGCTATGGAATCTGAGATCCGTGTGCTACGAGACAAGCTCGATGATGCGAGAAGCAGAGTGACCAGCACAAAGTCACGCAACAGGGTTCTCCAGGCACTGACACATTTAAAGAACTCTGGGCGATTGCAAGGATTTTATGGCCGTCTAGGTGATTTGGGTGTCATTGACGACAAATACGACGTTGCTGTGTCCACGGGAGGTGGGTCGTTAGATGATATGGTTGTTGATTCCGTCGAGACCGCACAACAGTGTATTAATTACATGAGAAAGAACAATCTTGGGTTTGGCAAGTTTATTGTCTTGGACAAGCTGAGAAAATTCAATCTCTCCAAAATCCCCACGCCAAACAACGTTCCAAGGCTGTTTGACCTGATCACGCCGTGTGATCCGAAGTTTGCGCCGGCGTTCTACAGTTCCATGTACAACACGCTGGTTGCGCGCAAtttggaggaggccaaCAAAGTTGCTTTTGGAGCGAAGAGATGGCGTGTGGTGACGCTTGATGGTAAGCTGGTTGACGTGAGTGGAACGCTGTCTGGAGGAGGGTCTCGGGTTTTCAGCGGCGCCATGAAGTTGAGGTCTGCTACCACTAAGGGAGGCGAGATTTCGGAGGCAGAGCTCAATGCGATGGTTGAGGACGTCCAGACTAAGGAAGACGCATTTCTGAAGGCCCAGAGTGCTTTTAACGAAATGGAGACGGCATTGGCTACTTTCAAGGACAGGCTGCCTGAAATCGAAATGGAAATCTCGAAACTGAGACTGGAAATCGATATGGACCAGcaggaggccaaggaagCCAAAGCGCGAGCCAAAGAAGTGTCTGCCAACAAGAAGGCAATTTCCGATACTGAAGAGCGGATTaccaaggaggaaaagGCGATTGCGAAGttggaggccgagaaacAAGATCTGAAAGACCAGTCGCAAGGTCTGGAAGACCAGATTGCAGAGCTCCAGGATAAGATCATGCAAGTTGGCGGTGTGAAGTTGAAAATGCAGAAATCGAAGGTCGACTCTGTTTTGCAGAAGTTGGAGATTCTCAATGAGAAAGAGTCCAACGACTCGTTGCAACTCACAAAGCTTAAGAACCAGGTGACACGACTGAACAACCAGATCAGCGAGAACGAGGCTGAAATCAAGGAGGCAGAAGAGGCCATCGACCAGATACGTGAGGTTTATGACACGAGTCTTGCGAAATTCCAAGCCTCGGAAAAGGAACTGCAAGATTTGAGTGCGCAGATggacgagcttgtggagAAGTGCGATGAGATtaaggaggagctgaatTTCAAGCAGTCCAAGATTGCAGATCTCAGAAAAGGGGAGATAAAGCTTGTCACCGAGATCGAGAAGTGCGAGCAGAGCATCAGCCAGTGCGACCGcaacatcaagaaaatcaccgACGAAATGGGCCACGCAGAAACACGCGATCTGGAGACTCTTGTTGGCTGGATGGAGGACTGCGACACCAAACAGCGGCTGTTGGCTCCGCCTCCGGAGTATTCGTCTGAGGACCTGAAAAAAGTGGACTCCGAGGCCTTGGCGTcggagatcgaggagcttgaGAAACAAACCGAGTCCATGACAGTCGATTTGGACATTTTGCAGGAGTACGCAAGACGGTACAAGGAGTTCAACGAGCGAAAAGCGGATCTGAACGAGTCGGTGACCAAAAGAGATGAACTTAAGCAGGCGTGCGAGGATCTCAAGAAGAGACGTCTTGACGAGTTCATGGCGGGTTTCAACACCATTTCGTTGACGCTGAAAGAAATGTACCAGATGATCACGATGGGCGGAAACgccgagctggagctggtggactCGCTCGATCCGTTCTCGGAGGgtattcttttttctgtgaTGCCTCCCAAGAagtcctggaaaaatatcagCAATCTGTCTGGAGGAGAAAAGACGCTTTCTTCTCTCGCGCTGGTTTTCGCTCTACACCGCTACAAGCCCACGCCGCTCTATGTgatggacgagatcgacgctGCTTTGGATTTCAGAAACGTGAGTATTGTGGCCAATTATATTAAGGAGCGCACGAAAAACGCACAATTCATCGTTATTTCCCTCAGAAACAACATGTTTGAGCTTgcccagcagctggtgggTATATACAAGGTGAGCAACATGACCAAGTCCATCTCTATGCAGAATAGGGATATATTGACGGCCTGA
- a CDS encoding ran-specific gtpase-activating protein has protein sequence MSEDKSVSGVPKTEEPALKPPTANVFAMFGGASAKKEEKKEEKEEKEDKEENKNGSKDKEGDEEEEVPENDDIHFEPLVQLEKVEVKTNEENEDVLFKIRAKLFKFHPESKEWKERGTGDVKFLQHKETKKVRLLMRRDKTLKVCANHIIAPEYKLTPNVGSDRSWVYSVTADVSDGTPEAQTLAIRFGNKENAEKFKEEFEKAQKVNKA, from the coding sequence ATGAGCGAAGACAAGAGTGTTTCCGGCGTGCCTAAGACCGAAGAGCCAGCCCTGAAGCCGCCAACGGCGAACGTGTTTGCAATGTTTGGAGGCGCCAGcgccaagaaggaggagaagaaggaggaaaaggaagaaaaagaagacaaagaagaaaataaaaacgGAtccaaggacaaggagggtgacgaggaggaggaggttCCGGAAAACGACGATATCCATTTCGAGCCtcttgtccagctggaGAAGGTGGAGGTGAAGACCAACGAGGAGAACGAGGACGTTCTGTTCAAGATTCGGGCCAAACTATTCAAGTTCCACCCAGAGTCCAAGGAGTGGAAGGAGAGAGGTACTGGAGACGTCAAGTTTTTGCAGCACAAAGAGACCAAGAAGGTGAGATTGCTGATGAGAAGAGACAAGACTCTCAAGGTGTGTGCTAACCACATCATCGCTCCAGAGTACAAGCTGACTCCTAATGTTGGCTCGGACCGTTCGTGGGTGTACAGCGTGACTGCGGATGTGAGCGACGGCACTCCGGAGGCGCAGACTTTGGCGATCCGGTTCGGCAACAAGGAGAATGCAgagaagttcaaggaggAGTTCGAGAAGGCCCAGAAGGTGAACAAGGCCTAA